CCGCCATCGACATTGTAGGTCTGGGCGACAATGTATTCGGCGTCGTCGCTGGCCAGGAACACCGCCATGCCGGTCAGGTCCTCCGGCTTGCCCATGCGGCCATAGGGCACGCCCTCGCCGACCAGCCGCTTCTTCTCGCCCTTCGGCCGGTTCTCATATTTGGCAAACAGCGCATCGACCTCATCCCACATATCGCTGTCGACGACGCCGGGCGCGATGCCATTGACGTTGATGCGGTGCTTGATCAGGTCGAGCCCGGCGGACTGGGTCAGCGAAATCACCGCGGCCTTGGTGGCGCAATAGACGGCGACCAGCGGCTCGCCGCGCCGTCCTGCCTGGCTGGCGATGTTGATGATCTTGCCGCCCTTGCCCCTTGCGATCATCGAACGCGCCGCTGCCTGCAGCATGAACAAGCTGCCGGCGACGTTGACGGAGAACAATTTGTCGTAGCTTGCTTTGGTGATCTCGACGATCGGCGCCAGGTCGAACAAGGCAGCGTTGTTGATCAGTATGTCGAGGCCGCCGGTCTTTGTTTCGACCGCATTGACCGCCGCATGGATCGAAGCAAGGTCGCTGACGTCGAGCCTGACCGGATAGGAGTTGGCGCCAATCTCGGCGGCCGTCTTTTCGGCAGCCGCCAGATTGATGTCGGCAATGGCCACCGTGGCACCCTCGCGCGTATAGGCTTCGGCAAAAGCCCTGCCGATGCCGCGCGCGGATCCGGTGATCAGCGCCGATTTGCCTTTCAGTCTCACTGCGTCAGCGCCTTTCCGTCGGGGCCGAAGCGATGCATGCGGACCTTGTCGGGCGTCAAATAGATGGTGTCGCCGTGGCGTACTGCCAGTTCGCCATCGGCGCGTACCGTCAGCGGAC
This region of Mesorhizobium sp. C432A genomic DNA includes:
- a CDS encoding L-iditol 2-dehydrogenase; this translates as MRLKGKSALITGSARGIGRAFAEAYTREGATVAIADINLAAAEKTAAEIGANSYPVRLDVSDLASIHAAVNAVETKTGGLDILINNAALFDLAPIVEITKASYDKLFSVNVAGSLFMLQAAARSMIARGKGGKIINIASQAGRRGEPLVAVYCATKAAVISLTQSAGLDLIKHRINVNGIAPGVVDSDMWDEVDALFAKYENRPKGEKKRLVGEGVPYGRMGKPEDLTGMAVFLASDDAEYIVAQTYNVDGGQWMS